In Rosa rugosa chromosome 4, drRosRugo1.1, whole genome shotgun sequence, the genomic stretch ATGTTGTCTGGAAATGTCGAGCCTAAAATGGTTTTGAGATCAATGATTTCACTAGTTTAGATGGAGATTAAATTAGCCTGAATTTTCTGGTCGTATCCTTTCATGGAGCTTATTAACCTGATATGAACATACGTATGAAGATTGAACTTTCATGAGTTGTATTGTGTAGTGATCTTACAGCCTGATTATATATCTACAGTTAGGGTCATATATCTAATCTGCCTGTAGGGATTTCTATGCATCTCAAATTTAATGCTCTTTTGTACTTTCTGCAGGTATATTTACCATCACTTGTTAGGCCATGAAGTAGAGGTTCAGATGGTCCGTAATACACTGCCTCGTCGTTTTGGTGCACCCGGTCTGCCAGAGCTCAATGCATCTCAGGTTGATATATTGATACACTTAGTGGTCATATACGCTGGTTGTTATGCTTGTTTGACAAAGATTTATGTTTTCTATGCCAAATTTGTAGACTAGGTCATTTCCGTTTGATTTTATAGATAATTAAGTTGTTTGGAATCTTGGGTCAAAAGTGAATCATCATCATTACCAGCAGTATCAACATCATCAGTGTATATTAGAATGGCAtgtattttgttatatatatatatatatatattgtcttTTACTTGATAAATGCCTCTGCATGTCCTGGTTTTTCTTGGTTCATCATAGCTCTAACCATTAGCTTACTCAATAATGGCCTATATACCGAGAAACTTTTGGCTTTCAGTTTCATGTTTTTGACTTTCAAGTCTGACTTGCTATAGAACATATTCACACCGTGTCTGTATTTGTGCACGACATAGTTGAGATTTTCTTCATGTGTGCTTAgtagaattttttttaatcCTCTAGTTCTTGAAGGGGTCTCATTTCCAATTATTTCATGGTTCCTTAAAAGTTTTGCATTGTAAAGGACTTTTCTGAGTGTCTTATACTCCTTTGTGGATAGGTTTTTGCTGTGAAAAGTGTTCTTCAGAAGCCTATAAGTTTGATTCAAGGTCCACCTGGCACAGGAAAAACCGTCACTTCTGCAGCAATTGTGTATCACATGGCTAAACAAGGGCAGGGACAGGTAGAATCACCAATGTTGATTGCTTCCcccctctctccctccctccctccccctctctctctctctcactaaaTTTTCACCTTCTCCAGGTCTTGGTTTGCGCTCCTAGTAATGTGGCTGTAGACCAACTAGCTGAAAAAATAAGTGCAACTGGGCTGAAGGTAAAGGAGCAGTGCTTTGCCTGCATTTATATAAACTCTATGGTCTTCTTTGTTTGGTTGTATATTTTGGATTGAATTTTCATACCCTTTCTGGTTCGTGCACTTGATTTTGGTGTCTTGACATGAAGTTGGGtttttttagttaaaaaaaaaaattgtaatactTCCAGCTGCAACATCAGCAAATAAGCATGCAACATGACTGCTGATGCTGTTGCCCTAGTAaccaccaaaaagaaaaagaacaaacaaGCACCAGACCTCTCTTTACTAGAGGCAACCAGAAAGCTTTTCTTACTGAGAAAAGCAGCCAATTTAGAATTACTTTCCTCAAGTAATTTTGCAACTGAGTTGTGTCCATGTGTGTCGAGTATGTGTTAGACCAACACCCGTGGAGGTTACGGGTAACAATATCTCACTGGCATCATGGGATGGGAGGGTAGGGGTGTGATTAAAAAATATAAGGTAGCTATTTAGGTTTCACTCAAAGTAGTGTCTCATTTCTAAATCAATTTAATCTCTGTTAACCAAGATAGCTGTGACTATACTCATGCAGTCCACTTGAATTTAAATTTCAGCTGATCTATATATTAGCGAAACCATAAAATGAAATTCTATAATTTGTATCACATGTCTTTTGGGTAAAGAGTTTGTAGTGTAATAGTGGGGTTATAAGTGTTAACATATGCCATTTATTggtttgtagataatggattgCTTTTCACTCATatgtttatatgttttctttttggatGTCTCTGAGTCTATTTCTTTCTGTTGGGCTATAAGGTTGTTAGACTTTGTGCAAAATCAAGGGAAGCTGTCAGCTCTCCTGTTGAGCATTTAACCCTTCACTATCAGGTTTGTTTTGATTTGCTAGCTAGTATTTTACATTTTGCTTATTAATTACGTTCATTGCTTTAACCTGGTGCTTACTGATAATAAATAACAGGTTCGTCATCTTGACACATCAGAAAAGAGTGAACTTCACAAGTTACAGCAATTGAAGGATGAGCAAGGTctgtctctctccctcctcctcTCCCTTTCTCCTTTTCTCCTTTCTCCCTTTATTTTTTGTAGGATATGGACTTCTATCCATGGCTGTAATAGTTTGCGTTATCTATTCTTTAATTGCAAATAACATTTTCAGTTATTATATTAATGTTCTCTTATAATTTGCTCAAGTAATTATACTTTTGAACCTTGCCGTTATTTTGATACCGATGTATCCTATACTGAACTTTGTTTGGAAGTAGTGTGATAAATTCTAATAGATGTTTTTCGGAACTGCATCTGTAttattttttgtaaatatttttcCCCACTTTTCTTCATTGACATTAGTGATGAAAATCTGTAGCATATTGATGTTAATAAGTTAATTCAATGTGTCTTTTTGCAGGCGAATTGTCAAGTAGTGATGAGAAAAAGTACAAAGCGCTGAAGCGGGCAACTGAGAGAGAGATTTCTCAGAGTGCTGATGTCATTTGTTGCACATGTGTTGGTGCTGGAGATCCTCGATTGGCGAATTTTAGGTTCCGTCAGGTTGAAATACATCTTACAAAGCCAGTTCTACTGTCAGAGTATCAGTCACAACTTGAAAgagcttaattttttttttcctttttcattttcatttaggTACTTATTGATGAGTCCACTCAGGCAACAGAGCCTGAATGCCTTATTCCTTTGGTACTAGGGGCAAAGCAGGTCTGTTGAGATCAATCACTCAGTTTTACATTTTTCTTCAGGGCTTGATGGTTTAAAAACTGTTTCATGGTTTGCAGTTTAATGTGGAATTTCTATTGTAGGTTGTTTTGGTCGGTGATCACTGCCAGCTTGGTCCAGTCATTATGTGCAAGAAAGCAGCTCGTGCTGGGCTTGCCCAGTCTCTTTTTGAACGCCTCGTTTTACTTGGTGTGAAACCAATTAGGTTGCAGGTAATTGGTCAAACTTACGCAGTCTGCGTGGATGTAATGCGTACTGTAGCTTCACTGAGATATAGATATGTGAAATTGGAGTTCTTCCATGCAGCAATTGGTCCTAACTGATGTTattgtggatacgagtatgactATGTTGCAGTACTGATGATAATCCTTTGCGATTTCAAATTAGGTCCAATACAGAATGCATCCAGCCTTGTCAGAATTTCCTTCCAACAGCTTCTATGAGGGAACACTCCAAAATGGCGTCACCATCAATGAAAGGCAATCAACGGGAATTGATTTTCCGTGGCCAGTTCCCAATCGTCCCATGTTCTTTTATGTTCAGGTACACCAAGTGCCAATTAAATGTGATATGTGAAAACTTGTTTTGTTTAGAAAAGTGCTGTTTGctgtaaaattttatttttatttatttattttttctctaaaTGGTTTTGGACTCGTACATTGGTGTTACAGATGGGGCAAGAGGAGATAAGTGCTAGCGGAACATCTTACCTGAACAGAACTGAAGCTGCTAATGTTGAAAAGATTGTCACAACATTCTTAAGGAGTGGTGTCGTACCTAGTCAGGTGAATCCATGACTTCCATTTGGATTTAGATTTCACTTGAGTTCTTGTATCTGTACTTTAATAATGTCAATGTTTCACAGATCGGGGTGATAACACCATATGAGGGACAGCGAGCATATATTGTGAACTATATGTCAAGAAATGGTGCTCTCAGGCAGCAACTTTATAAGGAAATAGAGGTAATCTGTTTGATTCATCAGATGCATAATTTTGTGGCAGTTGTCCATGTCCATCAATGTTCATTATTTATTGTTGCTACAGGTCGCAAGTGTAGATTCATTTCAAGGAAGGGAAAAAGATTATATCATCCTTTCATGTGTGAGGAGTAATGAGCATCAGGTGAGTGGATGGGAGTGGGCATTTCTTGTTTGTGGAAAGTTTCTTTCCTTGCTGTAGCCCAAATACTATCTTTTGTTTTTGCATTCGTCTGTATTGTGCATCCTTCAATGCCCCATTTTCACATGTTTTATTTATCCCGGATTTTCTTATAACAGACTACTAGAGTTTGCGCATTTAGCTCTAAGATGATTATAGAACAGTTGTTTTCATCAGTAAAGAAGATGGTATTCAATAGATTTTATGTATCTGGCTAATGCACCACTCTTTCAGGGCATTGGATTCCTTAACGACCCTCGGAGGCTCAATGTTGCCCTAACACGTGCTCGGTATGGTATTGTTATTCTGGGGAACCCTAAAGTTCTAAGTAAACAGCCCTTGTGGAATAGCTTGTTGACGCACTACAAGGTATCATCTGATCTCTACGAATTATGCAGCGGTTTGTGTCTGCCCGTTTCTTAGCTTTTGACTCTTTCTGCCAGATGATTGAAAAGGAGTGAACATTGTCCaagtattttgttttatttaaaatTAAAGATAACGTACCTGTGATTTACCTTGGAAATTGGTGTTGAAATCCCTCGATCTCGATCAGAGATGAAGCAAAAGAATttgaaataattgaaaaaaaatgaagggcTCTTTTCTTGATTGATTTGTTCGAACTTAAGTGAAAGTCAATGCGTTTTCCGAAAGGGggtcttgaaaaaaaaaaggcctacCTCTTGGCTGTTACTGTCCTTAGTACAAATCTACTCTCTTATAAGAAAAGggaataaggaaaaaaaaatctgatcaCTTATTCAGTGGCAGTCATGAGCTTTGATTGTTGATGGCAGTGGATTATACTTATGGTCAGCATGATTGTTAACGCTGAATGATGTGATTACAGCTTTTATGTTTTTCTCCCTTTGATGAGGCACCCTTTCAATACTTCTTTGATCTTATCATTTGGTCAATCAAATGATTGCGTTGTATTTATTGAAGTATGTTATTGAGTATGATTTCTGACATTTTATATATTATTAGGAACATGAGTGCTTGGTCGAAGGTCCTCTAAATAACTTGAAGCAGAGTATGGTTCAATTTCCAAAGCCCAAAAAGGTATTTTATTTTGCAAGAGACAGTTATTTTTCTATTCAGAATTGATAAAACAGACGCATTATTTCTCAATTTGTTTTGTGGGAGTTGGATCACatatataaaataaagaatGGATGATAGATGTGAAATCATGTTTGCCATTCTTTTACGCAGATCTACAATGATCGGCGTCTGTTCTTTGGTGGTGGTCCTGGAGTTGTCCCAAGTGATAGTTATGGGTCTATTCCCCCATCCGGTCAGAGTGCTGATAGAAGAAGTGGTCGTGGTAGGGGTATGTTATCTCTAGTATCCTTTCCCCCCACCCCGTGCATGAATTGTAGGGTGATGTATGCAATTTAGGATCCTAATCTTAGAACTCTGGAACAGAACTCTAAGTGTGCTTGTTCTACCAAATCGCTGCTTCTTCTCCTAGTAGGAAGAAACAGAATAAAACTTGAATATAGGGATAGTCCTTAGGTGCACCCCTCTGTGATTAACGGTTTGGATTACAAAAATCTAAGTTAAAGTATGTTACTCACAATGcaggtgaacctaagaattgtccatCTAAAACTGAATGCCCAGTGAACTTGACTTTTATTATGTGCATCTATTGTCCAAAATGAAATTTCACATGTGAGGCGAACTAATTATGTTTCAAAAGTAAGTTTTTGGTTGGACATTGAAGAATGATTATATCCCCAAGCAATAATTATATGAATGGTTAACTCGGTAATTTAATAACAGCTGGAAAATGTATATTACGCATTTGTTAAATTGTTTTTGTTGGATCCTCATTGTTTCTGTCAAATCCAGGCTCTTACCTACCTCCTGGTCCACCGAATGGTACCCACAAGCCTGGGGTACATCCTGCTGGATATCCAATGCCTCGGGCACCACTTGCACCATTTCATGGTGGTCCCCTTTCTCAACCCTATGCTATTCCAACTCGTGGAGCCGTGCATGGACCAGTAGGAGCTGTTCCTCATGTCCCTCAACCTGGAAGTCGAGGTTTTGGAGCTGGACGTGGCAGTGCTGGTGCTCCTATTGGCAGTCATCTCCAACACCAGCAAGGCACACAGCAGAATGTAGGAAATCTGGGGTCTAACTTTAACTTTCCTGCTCTGGAAAATCCTAATAGTCAGCCATCTGTGGGCGGTCCATTATCTCAACCTGGATTTGTCAATAATGTTcgtatattttttcttttcattgctAAGTTTATATGTGGATTTTCTACCTGCATTCAGTCTCATGTCGTCCTATATTTTTTTGCCTGTGACAGATGCCAGTTCAAGGACCAAGCCAAACATTTCGTGATGGATTTTCCATGGCGGGCATGTCTCAGGTTTCTTTCTCATACTTTCCAAGTTCCCACTGAGAAGAACTGTCTATAAATTTGTAGAGCTATGTTCACATCTTAATTTCACATCTCATTGCTTGTTGCAGGAGTTCTTGGGTGATGACTTTAAAAGTCAGGGATCTCATGTTCCTTATAACGTCGCTGACTTTTCCACTCAGGTACGTATTTGTTTTCATTTGTCTAGTGTGTTTATCATTAGAGGAACTATTTAGTTGCTTCAGCAGCATATCTTGATGTTGAAACTTCAGGATGTTCCTGTTTGTCATATCTTTGTTCTACTTGCTTTATCTATCCTCTAGATTTCTCTTAAGCATTTTGCTGAAGTTCATTATTTAATGTTTATATTAAACAACGTTGCTATTCCTTGAGCGGTTTGTTAAATGATGTTAGATCAATCTGTCCTAAAGAAGCTCATTTTCTCTTGGTAAACTTATGGTTTAATCTATGCTTGTATGAAATGTATGAAATGAATTCCCCCTATTATGTTCAGATTACAGAGTACCCATCTTGTACATTTTTTACTTGAATCATCCATGTACTCATGTATACAGTAAAAATCAAACATAGGATTAGGAATTTAGTTCGTAGTTTCCTTTAATTGCACTATATGTTGACATGCTGCTGGCCTTCTCTGCAGGCCTCTCAAAGTGGATATGCTGTTGATTATGTTACACAAGGAGCGCAAGGAGGATTTCCAAGCAATTTTATAAACCAGAATTCTCAAGCAGGGTACTCTCGATTTGGTACAGGGAATGACTTCATGTCTCAGGTTTGCTGCTTTCCGCTAgttatgaaaaaataaaaataaaaacctattCTGTGTGCTGTCTTTATCATCGTTTGGGCAAATATGAACTGCGAACTGCATATTTCAGGACTACATGGCTCATGGTACACAAGGTCTATTTACCCAGGTGGGCTACAATGACCCATCACAGGATGATGGATCGCAGAACCACTATGGAGTAGGGAATGCTAATGCGCTTCAGTCTCAGGTTTCTTCTCATACAAACTGTTTGATATATAATTATCATGGATAGGTATTTGGCCATTGTGGAGCGAACCCGTGTAAATGGCCAATTGTTTATTGCATTCTCACTGTTTTTTTTCTCCAGTCATACCTTGGATTGGTGCTTTGCTGACCTCTGTAGTTTTAAAGTTGATAAAGTTGTTCAACATATGTGCAGGGATATATGAATTCTCTGTACTCCCAACCTTTTACCCACTACAACACACAGCCAATGAACTTGCAGGCCCCACAACAGCAGCCGCCTCAGCAGGGTCAGAGCTCCCAAAATCAGAAGATTCACTACAATGGTTAAGAAACAGTAGGGAATAATGGCTGTGATGGGTTATA encodes the following:
- the LOC133707065 gene encoding regulator of nonsense transcripts 1 homolog, with translation MESQPNNLFDTASQPDTATDAYTFLEFNTQGEDFDYPEFRDPIRSPVAWPTPSDSLSDPADRDRGGGGGGGGSDHQSDASPVSAAPGSATKARAGGSGSSGGNNNQVVDALASGMSVLNFEDTGDDDSYEFGKGDFTEHACRYCGVSNPACVVRCNVPSCRKWFCNSRGNTSGSHIVNHLVRAKHKEVCLHKDSPLGETILECYNCGCRNVFLLGFISAKTESVVVLLCREPCLSVNALKDMNWDLSQWCPLIDDRCFLQWLVKVPSEQEQLRARQISAQQINKVEELWKSNPDASLEDLEKPGVDDEPQPVAVKYEDAYQYQNVFAPLIKLEADYDKMMKESQSKDNLTIRWDIGLNKKRVAYFIFPKEDNEIRLVPGDELRLRYSGDAAHPAWQSVGHVIKLTAQEEVALELRASQGVPADVNHGFSVDFVWKSTSFDRMQGAMKAFAVDETSVSGYIYHHLLGHEVEVQMVRNTLPRRFGAPGLPELNASQVFAVKSVLQKPISLIQGPPGTGKTVTSAAIVYHMAKQGQGQVLVCAPSNVAVDQLAEKISATGLKVVRLCAKSREAVSSPVEHLTLHYQVRHLDTSEKSELHKLQQLKDEQGELSSSDEKKYKALKRATEREISQSADVICCTCVGAGDPRLANFRFRQVLIDESTQATEPECLIPLVLGAKQVVLVGDHCQLGPVIMCKKAARAGLAQSLFERLVLLGVKPIRLQVQYRMHPALSEFPSNSFYEGTLQNGVTINERQSTGIDFPWPVPNRPMFFYVQMGQEEISASGTSYLNRTEAANVEKIVTTFLRSGVVPSQIGVITPYEGQRAYIVNYMSRNGALRQQLYKEIEVASVDSFQGREKDYIILSCVRSNEHQGIGFLNDPRRLNVALTRARYGIVILGNPKVLSKQPLWNSLLTHYKEHECLVEGPLNNLKQSMVQFPKPKKIYNDRRLFFGGGPGVVPSDSYGSIPPSGQSADRRSGRGRGSYLPPGPPNGTHKPGVHPAGYPMPRAPLAPFHGGPLSQPYAIPTRGAVHGPVGAVPHVPQPGSRGFGAGRGSAGAPIGSHLQHQQGTQQNVGNLGSNFNFPALENPNSQPSVGGPLSQPGFVNNMPVQGPSQTFRDGFSMAGMSQEFLGDDFKSQGSHVPYNVADFSTQASQSGYAVDYVTQGAQGGFPSNFINQNSQAGYSRFGTGNDFMSQDYMAHGTQGLFTQVGYNDPSQDDGSQNHYGVGNANALQSQGYMNSLYSQPFTHYNTQPMNLQAPQQQPPQQGQSSQNQKIHYNG